A stretch of Schistocerca cancellata isolate TAMUIC-IGC-003103 chromosome 3, iqSchCanc2.1, whole genome shotgun sequence DNA encodes these proteins:
- the LOC126174863 gene encoding 60S ribosomal protein L27 has protein sequence MRKIMKSGKIVIVLSGRYAGKKAIVLKNFDDGSSDKPFGHALVAGIDRYPRKVHKRMGKAKIHKRSKIKPFVKVLNYNHLMPTRYTLELNLKTSVKDLKDPMKRKKARFQTKVKFEERYKAGKNRWFFQKLRF, from the exons ATGAGGAAAATAATGAAATCGGGTAAAATCGTAATCGTCCTAAGTGGACGTTACGCAGGAAAGAAAGCAATTGTCTTAAAAAATTTTGATGATGGCTCATCCGATAAACCATTCGGACATGCTCTCGTCGCAGGCATTGATCGTTATCCCAGGAAAGTACACAAGAGGATGGGGAAAGCTAAGATTCACAAAAGATCTAAAATAAAACCATTTGTTAAG GTTCTGAACTACAATCATCTTATGCCTACACGATACACACTAGAATTGAATCTTAAGACATCGGTTAAGGACCTTAAGGACCCCATGAAGAGAAAGAAGGCGAGGTTTCAGACAAAAGTCAAATTTGAGGAAAG GTACAAAGCAGGCAAAAACAGATGGTTCTTCCAAAAGCTGCGGTTCtaa